In Serratia sp. FDAARGOS_506, a genomic segment contains:
- a CDS encoding DNA-binding transcriptional regulator YciT, with product MNLRQQTILQLVNDRRRISVNELARASGVSEVTIRQDLNLLEKRSYLKRVHGSAVALESDDVDARMMSNFTLKQRLAQYAAAQVNDGETIFIESGSANALLARYIAERKRITLITVSHYIANLLKETDCDVIVLGGMYQKKSETVVGPLTRLCIQQVHFNKAFIGIDGFQAETGFTGRDMMRADVVSAVLAKGVENIVLTDSSKFGQIQPNPLAQPGQISRVITDSRLALEYQHQLKRQGVQVELVND from the coding sequence ATGAATTTACGACAACAGACCATATTGCAGTTGGTTAACGATCGCCGGCGGATCAGCGTCAATGAGCTGGCACGCGCCTCAGGCGTCTCGGAAGTCACCATCCGGCAAGATCTTAACCTGCTGGAAAAACGCAGTTATCTGAAGCGGGTACACGGTTCCGCCGTGGCGTTGGAGAGCGACGACGTCGATGCCCGCATGATGTCCAATTTCACCCTCAAACAGCGGCTGGCACAGTACGCCGCCGCACAGGTCAACGACGGCGAAACGATCTTTATCGAGAGCGGCAGCGCCAACGCCCTGTTGGCGCGCTACATCGCCGAACGCAAACGCATTACGCTGATCACCGTCAGCCACTATATCGCCAATCTGCTGAAAGAAACCGACTGCGACGTGATTGTGCTGGGTGGTATGTACCAGAAGAAAAGCGAGACCGTGGTTGGCCCGCTTACGCGGCTGTGCATTCAGCAGGTGCATTTCAACAAGGCGTTTATCGGCATTGACGGCTTTCAGGCCGAAACCGGTTTTACCGGCCGCGACATGATGCGCGCCGACGTAGTCAGCGCGGTGCTGGCCAAGGGCGTAGAGAATATCGTGCTGACGGACTCCAGCAAATTTGGCCAAATCCAGCCCAACCCGCTGGCGCAACCGGGCCAGATCAGCCGAGTCATCACCGACTCCCGTTTGGCGCTCGAGTATCAGCATCAGCTGAAACGCCAGGGCGTACAGGTGGAGTTGGTCAACGACTAA
- a CDS encoding Arc family DNA-binding protein yields MSEISTLTIKIPLELKEKIRAAAAENEFSLSVEVCQRLESSFSAPVAKAEKPAKKADELHHGEIDNQSTEEEIEQPLSQKELKKLRQLLKTGAKGGKKK; encoded by the coding sequence ATGAGCGAGATATCGACACTTACCATTAAAATTCCTCTGGAACTCAAGGAAAAAATCCGCGCTGCCGCCGCTGAAAACGAATTTTCGTTGAGCGTGGAAGTGTGCCAGCGCCTGGAAAGCAGCTTCAGCGCGCCCGTCGCCAAGGCGGAGAAACCGGCCAAAAAGGCGGATGAGCTGCACCATGGCGAGATCGACAACCAAAGCACTGAAGAAGAAATTGAACAGCCGCTGAGCCAGAAAGAGCTGAAGAAACTGCGCCAGCTGTTGAAAACCGGCGCTAAAGGCGGCAAGAAGAAGTAA
- a CDS encoding LapA family protein codes for MKYLLIFLLVLVIFVISVTLGAHNDQVVNFNYLVAQGDYRVSTLLATLFGAGFVLGWIICGLFYLRTRIALGRAERKIKRLELQLEQPAEPAAQPVVSKE; via the coding sequence GTGAAATATTTGCTGATTTTTTTGTTGGTTCTGGTGATCTTCGTGATTTCCGTCACCTTGGGTGCGCATAACGATCAGGTGGTCAATTTTAACTATCTGGTTGCGCAGGGCGATTATCGCGTATCGACCCTGTTGGCCACGCTGTTTGGCGCCGGTTTCGTTCTCGGCTGGATCATTTGCGGTTTGTTCTACCTGCGCACCCGTATTGCGCTGGGCCGCGCCGAGCGCAAGATCAAAAGGCTGGAGCTGCAGCTTGAGCAGCCCGCTGAACCGGCGGCACAGCCCGTTGTCAGCAAGGAATAA
- the osmB gene encoding osmotically-inducible lipoprotein OsmB: MMIINKRFATAALALTLAFSLSACSNMSKRDRNTAIGAGAGAVGGAVLTNGSALGTLGGAAVGGIIGHQVGK; the protein is encoded by the coding sequence ATGATGATTATTAATAAACGTTTCGCCACCGCCGCTCTGGCACTGACTCTGGCGTTTTCACTCAGCGCCTGTTCCAACATGTCCAAACGCGATCGCAACACCGCTATCGGTGCCGGCGCCGGTGCAGTCGGCGGCGCAGTGCTGACCAACGGCAGTGCGTTGGGCACGCTGGGTGGGGCTGCAGTGGGTGGCATTATCGGTCACCAGGTTGGTAAATAA
- the yciH gene encoding stress response translation initiation inhibitor YciH, protein MNDDNSRLVYSTDTGRIKQEEVKPQRAKGDGIVRLQRQTSGRKGKGVCLITGVDLDDAALDKLAAELKKKCGCGGSVKDGIIEIQGDKRDLLKQLLEAKGMKVKLAGG, encoded by the coding sequence ATGAATGACGATAACAGCCGCCTGGTGTATTCCACGGACACCGGCCGTATCAAGCAGGAAGAGGTTAAACCGCAACGCGCCAAGGGCGACGGCATCGTGCGCCTTCAACGCCAGACCAGCGGCCGCAAGGGGAAGGGCGTATGCCTGATTACCGGCGTCGATCTGGATGATGCCGCGCTCGACAAATTGGCGGCCGAGCTCAAAAAGAAATGCGGCTGCGGCGGTTCGGTGAAAGACGGGATCATCGAGATCCAAGGTGACAAACGCGATCTGCTCAAACAGCTGCTGGAAGCCAAAGGGATGAAGGTCAAACTGGCGGGCGGTTGA
- a CDS encoding YdgH/BhsA/McbA-like domain containing protein yields the protein MKTIKYFAAAAAIALTSFATFAAEPVNSQQADNLTATGIVSAGHATTLSSLEKKLAAKADAQGASSYRIISAGGNNMLSGTAIIYK from the coding sequence ATGAAAACCATCAAATATTTTGCAGCCGCTGCCGCTATCGCACTGACCTCTTTCGCCACTTTCGCCGCTGAACCGGTCAACAGCCAGCAGGCCGATAACCTGACCGCCACCGGCATCGTTTCCGCAGGCCACGCGACCACCCTCAGCAGCCTGGAGAAAAAGCTGGCCGCTAAAGCCGACGCTCAGGGTGCCAGCAGCTACCGCATCATCTCCGCCGGCGGTAACAACATGCTGAGCGGCACCGCGATTATCTATAAATAA
- the lapB gene encoding lipopolysaccharide assembly protein LapB, producing MLELLFLLLPVAAAYGWYMGRRSAQQDKQQEANRLSREYVAGVNFLLSNQQDKAVDLFLDMLKEDSNTVEAHLTLGNLFRSRGEVDRAIRIHQALMESASLTFEQRLLAVQQLGRDYMAAGLYDRAEDMFSQLTDEADFRVSALQQLLVIHQATSDWQKAIDVAERLVKLGKEKQRVEIAHFYCELALQAMGSDDLDRAMSLLKRADAADKQCARVSIMFGRIYMAQNDYAKAAESLQRVLSQDKELVSETLPMLQECYAHLPEQQHNWAEFLKRCVEENTGATADLMLAEIIEQHEGRDVVQVYINRQLQRHPTMRVFYRLMDYHLADAEDGRAKESLLLLRDMVGEQIRTKPRYRCHKCGFTAHSLYWHCPSCRAWSSVKPIRGLDGQ from the coding sequence ATGTTAGAACTGCTGTTTCTGTTGCTGCCCGTGGCTGCCGCGTACGGTTGGTACATGGGGCGCAGAAGCGCTCAGCAGGATAAACAGCAAGAAGCCAACCGCCTGTCGCGTGAATATGTGGCAGGGGTGAACTTTCTGCTTTCCAACCAGCAGGACAAGGCGGTCGATCTGTTCCTCGACATGTTGAAAGAGGACAGTAACACCGTTGAAGCCCACCTGACGTTGGGTAACCTGTTCCGTTCGCGCGGCGAAGTCGACCGCGCCATCCGCATCCATCAGGCCTTGATGGAAAGCGCCTCCCTGACTTTTGAACAGCGTCTGCTGGCGGTACAGCAGCTGGGCCGCGACTATATGGCGGCCGGGCTGTACGATCGCGCGGAAGATATGTTCAGCCAGTTGACTGACGAAGCGGATTTTCGCGTATCGGCGCTGCAGCAGCTGCTGGTGATCCATCAGGCCACCAGCGATTGGCAAAAAGCGATCGACGTGGCGGAAAGGTTGGTCAAGCTGGGTAAAGAGAAACAACGCGTCGAGATCGCACACTTTTATTGCGAACTGGCGCTGCAGGCGATGGGCAGCGACGATCTCGATCGGGCGATGAGCCTGCTCAAGCGTGCGGACGCAGCCGATAAACAGTGCGCGCGCGTGTCCATCATGTTCGGGCGCATCTACATGGCGCAAAACGACTACGCCAAAGCGGCAGAGTCGCTGCAGCGCGTCCTGAGCCAGGATAAAGAGTTGGTCAGCGAAACGCTGCCGATGCTGCAGGAATGCTATGCGCATCTGCCGGAACAGCAGCACAATTGGGCTGAATTCCTTAAGCGCTGCGTGGAAGAGAATACCGGTGCCACCGCCGATCTGATGCTGGCCGAGATTATCGAGCAGCACGAAGGGCGCGATGTGGTACAGGTCTATATCAACCGCCAGCTGCAACGCCATCCGACCATGCGGGTGTTCTACCGGTTGATGGATTATCATTTGGCGGACGCCGAAGACGGCCGGGCGAAAGAGAGCCTGCTGCTGTTGCGCGACATGGTCGGCGAGCAAATTCGCACCAAGCCGCGTTACCGATGCCACAAATGCGGCTTCACCGCACACTCGCTCTATTGGCATTGTCCGTCGTGTCGCGCCTGGTCATCGGTCAAACCGATCCGCGGTCTGGACGGGCAATAA
- the pyrF gene encoding orotidine-5'-phosphate decarboxylase: MKSENNTNNNDLKSSPIVVALDYADKNAALAFADRIDPQDCRLKVGKEMFTLFGPQLVRDLHGRGFDVFLDLKFHDIPNTTAHAVAAAAELGVWMVNVHASGGARMMTAAKEALAAFGADAPLLIAVTVLTSMEAEDLRGIGIEASPAEHAERLARLTRDCGLDGVVCSAHEAQRLKAACGQAFQLVTPGIRPEGSAAGDQRRIMTPVQAQAAGVDYMVIGRPITQSADPAATLRAIRASLA, translated from the coding sequence ATGAAGTCTGAAAATAACACTAATAACAATGACTTAAAATCATCTCCAATCGTTGTGGCGTTAGATTACGCCGATAAGAACGCTGCGTTGGCGTTCGCCGACCGTATCGATCCGCAAGACTGCCGGCTGAAAGTGGGCAAAGAAATGTTCACGCTGTTTGGGCCGCAGCTGGTGCGTGATTTGCACGGGCGCGGCTTCGACGTATTTCTCGACCTGAAATTCCACGATATTCCCAATACCACCGCGCATGCGGTTGCGGCGGCGGCCGAGCTGGGCGTTTGGATGGTCAACGTCCATGCCAGCGGCGGCGCGCGCATGATGACCGCTGCTAAAGAAGCGTTGGCGGCATTCGGGGCGGATGCGCCGCTGCTGATTGCCGTGACGGTGCTCACCAGCATGGAAGCGGAAGACCTGCGCGGCATTGGCATCGAGGCCAGCCCGGCGGAACACGCCGAGCGCCTGGCGCGCCTGACCCGCGACTGCGGGCTGGATGGCGTGGTGTGTTCGGCGCACGAAGCGCAGCGGCTGAAGGCGGCCTGCGGGCAGGCTTTCCAGCTGGTGACACCGGGGATCCGCCCTGAAGGCAGCGCGGCGGGCGACCAGCGCCGTATCATGACACCGGTGCAGGCACAGGCTGCCGGTGTGGACTATATGGTGATTGGGCGTCCGATCACCCAATCTGCCGATCCGGCAGCGACGCTGCGCGCGATCCGCGCCTCTTTGGCCTGA